DNA sequence from the Alteribacter lacisalsi genome:
CAGCAGTACAATCCTGCTGGGGCTGGTTCTAATAAGGTACTGATATTTTAGGGTGCTGCTCGCGGAAAACATCGCCTGCAGCGTAATGAAACAATCATCTTCAGTGTAAAGAGCACTCCTTTAAGAGCACTCCTTTAAGAACCGCAGAAAATTGTAACAGACAGGCTGGTGACACCATTGAGCAAACAAACAGATACTCCTGCATACGGCGGACAAGCCGTCATGGAAGGGGTAATGTTCGGCGGGAAGAACACAACTGTAACCGCAATCCGCCGAAAAGATGAGAGTCTTGATTTTTTTGAAGTAAAGAAGAAAAAACGGCCCTGGGTTGAGAAACTTAAGAAGATCCCTTTTATTAGAGGTGTAGCAGCCATTGTTGAGGCTAGCGCCAACGGCACAAAGCACCTGAACTTTTCAACAGAGCGCTATGACGTCGATCCTAAAGACGATGATCAGATCGAAAAGACAGAGCAGACCTCAAAACTCACGATGATACTTGGTGTGGCTGCTGTAGGTGTACTCACATTTATATTCGGCAAGCTAATATTCACTGCCCTGCCGGCTGCACTCGCAGAGCTTTTCCGTCCGGTCTTTCCGGGCCACGTTGCACAGAATCTCATTGAGGGCTTTATCAAACTCGTCTTTCTTTTATCGTATATTTACATTATCAGTCTGACTCCGATGATTAAGCGTGTGTTCCAGTATCACGGTGCAGAACATAAAGTCATTAATGCTTTTGAAAATAATAAGGAACTTACGGTCCGTAATGTACAGGACCAGTCCCGTCTGCATTACCGCTGCGGGAGCAGTTTTATCCTTTTTACAGTCATCGTCGGGGTGTTCATTTATCTGACTGTTCCTTCCGAACCTCTTTGGGAACGCCTGACCTACCGAATCGTACTGATTCCTGTTGTACTTGGCGCCTCCTATGAAGTGCTGCAGCTCACTAACAAAGTACGGAACGTCCCTGCACTAAAATGGCTCGGCTATCCTGGACTATGGCTTCAGCTCCTGACCACGAAGGAACCAAAGGATGATCAGGTGGAAGTTGCCATTGCATCCTTTGAGGAAATGCGTAAGCGGGATACGGCACCTGTGAAGGATAATCTTCAGGACCGTATCGTATGATAATATTAATGAACCCTTTCAGCCAGTTATAAAAAGCGAAGTTTATGTATGACAAAAAATCCGGAGGTGTATGTATGCTGCGTTCATTTCATCCTTTGCTGCTCGTTTTGTTTGCCTTGGCGATTGTCGGCGTCGGGTCGCGCCTTTTCTCCGATCCGGCCGGTTTCTTTGTGAGCATTCTCGTTATGATTGGTGTGGCGACTCTTCTGTTTCTTCTGTTCCGCCATTTTATCATGCCGCGTATGGCAAACTCAGGTTACGGACAACGGTATCAGGCGCAGGGGCAGGGCATGCAGGCCCGCCACTCCGGATATGCCCAGGCGGCTCGTAAACAGTCGCCTCAGATGCAGGCAAAAGCAAAAAAAGGGAAGCAGCCTCAGAAAAAGCGCTCTTCCCGTCCATTAATTAAAAGACAATCTGATGTTCAACTTCGCGTGATTGAGGGAAAGAAAAATAAAAGCAAGAAAAAGAACCGGGCATTGTTTTAATCGCTTGGTTCTTTTTCATAGGGATTTGTGCGTGCAGGGGGATAGGAATACTCCCGATGGACAGATCCTATGATTTACCGTGAGGAGAGGAACCTAATGACATCATTTAACGACTCGCTTTACTATTTTACAGCTGATTTCATCCCGTCCGCACAAATTGATCTCATCTTCCTCATCATTATTGCCCTGATTTTCTGGACATGGAATAAAACAACCGGGTTTCAGCTTCTTTTTCTACTGTCTTTGTCTGTCTCCATCGCTCACATTATTCAGCTCTTTCTTCCTGCCATATATGTAGGGCAGGAACAACTCCCCTTGACCCACACAACTGTACAGGCAGTAACGACTTTCTTTGCTTTTTTTATCCCTCTTGCCAAAAATCGTCTGGAACTGGCTGCCGTCCTGGGTCCGGTAATGGCCGTTTCCGTTACCTTTCTCCTTTTTACAGGGGTTCCTGTCTTTTCCCTTGTGGGAGCAATCATCATCGGCGGATTCATCGTCTACGGATTTTATCGCAGTTTTGACTGGATCGGGGCTATGCCCGACCGCTATGTGATGGCATTTGCCATTGTGCTGCCGGCTTTTCTGGCTGGAATCATTTACCCTCATACTGCCTATCTCCTGCATGCCGGCTATCTTTTAGGAGCAGGGATCGGCGTTTCTCTGGAATTTGTAAAAGTCAGAATGAACGTTTCTGCAGCCGGTTTTTCAAAGCGCCTGCCTGCCGCAGCAGCCGGTCTCGCAGGCATTGCGGCACTGAACA
Encoded proteins:
- a CDS encoding DUF1385 domain-containing protein, producing the protein MSKQTDTPAYGGQAVMEGVMFGGKNTTVTAIRRKDESLDFFEVKKKKRPWVEKLKKIPFIRGVAAIVEASANGTKHLNFSTERYDVDPKDDDQIEKTEQTSKLTMILGVAAVGVLTFIFGKLIFTALPAALAELFRPVFPGHVAQNLIEGFIKLVFLLSYIYIISLTPMIKRVFQYHGAEHKVINAFENNKELTVRNVQDQSRLHYRCGSSFILFTVIVGVFIYLTVPSEPLWERLTYRIVLIPVVLGASYEVLQLTNKVRNVPALKWLGYPGLWLQLLTTKEPKDDQVEVAIASFEEMRKRDTAPVKDNLQDRIV
- a CDS encoding SA1362 family protein; its protein translation is MLRSFHPLLLVLFALAIVGVGSRLFSDPAGFFVSILVMIGVATLLFLLFRHFIMPRMANSGYGQRYQAQGQGMQARHSGYAQAARKQSPQMQAKAKKGKQPQKKRSSRPLIKRQSDVQLRVIEGKKNKSKKKNRALF